The following proteins are encoded in a genomic region of Vanessa tameamea isolate UH-Manoa-2023 chromosome 4, ilVanTame1 primary haplotype, whole genome shotgun sequence:
- the LOC113394565 gene encoding pyruvate kinase-like, protein MALPWHIPLEAVSSLKENERPIESSQLLHYCNLNIHKNPCEELQTGLMCEIGMNNKEPSVIQRLIASGMTVARLNLRDLEPDASAQLIQSIRQAVFNYSTELDYVYPLALIVDVRGPDVVTGDLKGGPRTMIELVQNETIRLTTDPSWRECGTVDCLFIGYDHLTELHPSDIIYIDSLTSGKIKLSVLEVGDDSIECNILSGGKIGAKMTVRISKVPNDVDITNKINHENFDLISSDSSQQPFEYMEDQIAWAVAFDIDAVLVPNAQNSQDLCYVRNILSEKGKHILVFACIDSVMGLDNIDVLLSEADGIYIDKCVLSTDLPVEKIFIAQKVILAKCNYAGKPCICKAVINEQIPTLCVTDIANLVLDGADVLSLELHYDSPLKKFSPSFDAFRMAEHCIAAAAVICRQAESILWQPKTYGNLKLMQNTLEEPSKAVCVSAVELAMRSRAVVIICLTNSGRTAKILSHGKPTCPIVAVTRSCHTARQLRFWRGIRAMHYFEDAKNTWILEVESRIHSALDYCKAKRMLCAGDAYVVVTSLRRGVGYCDSVRLLYASARDTVFVE, encoded by the coding sequence ATGGCTTTACCTTGGCACATTCCCCTCGAAGCAGTTTCTAGTTTAAAAGAAAACGAACGCCCCATTGAGTCCTcacaattattacattattgcaatttaaacattcataaaaatCCCTGCGAAGAACTTCAAACAGGTCTTATGTGTGAAATAGGCATGAATAATAAAGAACCATCGGTTATACAAAGACTTATTGCCTCGGGTATGACTGTAGCACGATTAAATTTACGAGATTTAGAACCCGATGCTAGCGCACAATTAATTCAAAGTATACGGCAGGCTGTATTTAATTACAGTACAGAACTTGATTACGTTTATCCTTTAGCATTAATCGTTGACGTAAGAGGTCCTGATGTAGTAACCGGGGATCTGAAAGGTGGTCCCCGCACCATGATTGAGCTAGTCCAAAATGAGACTATTAGACTAACAACAGATCCAAGTTGGCGAGAATGTGGTACGGTAGACTGTTTATTCATCGGATATGATCATTTAACCGAATTACACCCGAGTGATATTATCTATATTGATAGTTTAACATCTGGAAAAATAAAGTTGTCTGTATTGGAAGTCGGAGATGATTCTattgaatgtaatattttaagtggtGGGAAAATTGGGGCTAAAATGACGGTGAGAATATCTAAAGTTCCTAACGATGTCGatataaccaataaaataaatcatgaaaACTTTGACTTAATCTCGTCCGACTCGTCACAACAACCTTTTGAGTACATGGAAGATCAAATAGCTTGGGCAGTAGCTTTTGACATCGATGCTGTTTTAGTACCTAATGCTCAAAACTCTCAAGATTTATGTTATGTCAGAAACATTCTTTCCGAAAAAGGAAAACATATTCTTGTGTTTGCATGTATAGATTCAGTTATGGGTCTAGATAATATTGATGTTTTGCTGTCAGAAGCTGATGGTATTTACATTGATAAATGCGTTTTGAGTACAGATTTACctgtagaaaaaatatttattgctcaAAAAGTTATATTAGCAAAATGCAATTATGCTGGAAAACCTTGTATATGTAAGGCTGTTATAAATGAACAAATTCCTACTCTGTGTGTAACTGATATTGCTAACCTCGTTTTGGACGGTGCTGATGTTCTTTCTTTGGAATTACACTATGATTCACCTCTCAAGAAATTTTCTCCTTCATTCGATGCCTTTCGTATGGCGGAACATTGCATAGCGGCTGCAGCTGTTATTTGCAGACAAGCTGAGAGTATACTCTGGCAACCAAAAACTTACGGCAATTTAAAACTAATGCAAAATACACTCGAAGAACCTTCTAAAGCTGTATGTGTAAGTGCAGTAGAGTTAGCTATGCGTTCTCGAGCGgttgttataatttgtttaacaaaTTCTGGACGAACTGCAAAAATACTTTCGCATGGGAAACCAACTTGTCCTATAGTAGCAGTAACGAGATCTTGTCATACCGCAAGACAATTACGGTTTTGGAGAGGTATACGAGCAATGCACTACTTTGAAGATGCTAAAAATACTTGGATTTTAGAAGTTGAATCACGCATACACTCGGCTCTTGATTATTGCAAAGCAAAAAGGATGTTATGTGCAGGTGACGCTTATGTTGTAGTAACAAGTTTGCGTCGAGGTGTTGGATATTGTGATTCTGTTAGACTTTTATATGCTAGTGCCCGTGATACTGTATttgtagaataa